Proteins encoded by one window of uncultured Celeribacter sp.:
- a CDS encoding D-alanine--D-alanine ligase gives MSSRQSPKVAVLKGGPSAEREVSLSSGRECAEALRGEGFEVVEIDAGEDLCAQLVAVAPDVVFNALHGRFGEDGCVQGLLEWMRLPYTHSGVLSSALAMDKEKTKEVYRAAGLPIVPSKLASRFEVEAGHVMAPPYVVKPYNEGSSVGVYLVHEGANAPRLAEDMPPVVMVEQYAPGRELTCSVMGDKALCVTDILTDGWYDYEAKYAEGGSRHVCPADIPEEITQACQDYALKAHQALGCRGVSRTDFRWDESQGLAGLVLLETNTQPGMTPTSLSPEQAQKSGITFGQFCKWMVEDASCDR, from the coding sequence ATGTCGAGCAGGCAGTCCCCGAAAGTCGCGGTCCTCAAAGGCGGTCCCTCTGCTGAACGCGAGGTGTCTTTGTCTTCCGGTCGCGAATGCGCAGAGGCGCTTCGGGGTGAAGGATTCGAAGTGGTTGAGATCGACGCAGGCGAAGACCTGTGCGCGCAACTCGTGGCGGTGGCGCCCGATGTCGTGTTCAACGCGCTGCATGGTCGGTTTGGCGAAGACGGCTGTGTTCAGGGTCTGCTCGAATGGATGCGCCTTCCCTACACCCACTCCGGCGTGCTCTCCTCTGCTTTGGCCATGGACAAGGAAAAGACCAAAGAGGTTTACCGTGCCGCCGGCCTGCCCATCGTGCCCTCCAAACTGGCGTCCCGCTTTGAGGTCGAAGCCGGTCATGTGATGGCCCCGCCCTATGTGGTGAAACCCTACAACGAAGGGTCTTCCGTAGGTGTTTATCTGGTCCATGAAGGCGCCAACGCCCCGCGTCTGGCCGAAGATATGCCGCCGGTGGTCATGGTCGAACAATATGCGCCGGGGCGTGAGCTGACGTGCTCTGTGATGGGCGACAAAGCGCTCTGCGTCACCGATATTCTCACCGATGGCTGGTATGACTACGAGGCGAAATATGCCGAGGGCGGCTCGCGCCACGTCTGCCCCGCCGACATCCCCGAAGAGATCACGCAAGCCTGTCAGGACTACGCGCTCAAGGCCCATCAGGCGCTTGGCTGTCGGGGTGTGTCGCGGACGGATTTCCGTTGGGATGAAAGCCAAGGCCTTGCGGGTCTCGTGCTGTTGGAAACTAACACCCAGCCAGGCATGACGCCGACCTCGCTCTCGCCGGAACAGGCGCAAAAGAGCGGCATCACTTTTGGCCAGTTCTGCAAATGGATGGTGGAGGACGCCTCATGCGACCGATAG
- the murB gene encoding UDP-N-acetylmuramate dehydrogenase, translating to MTQTYPETRGKLTENRALADLTWLRVGGPADALFQPADLEDLQSFLAALDPSVAVFPMGVGSNLIVRDGGIRAVVIRMGRGFNGIEIEGNRVTAGVAMLDAHVARKAAEAGLDLTFLRTIPGAIGGAVRMNAGCYGSYVADHFVSAKAVTRAGELVTLTAEDLNFQYRQTDLPEGYVIVEATFEAERGDPAELEARMADQLARRDASQPTKERSAGSTFRNPAGFSSTGKADDVHDLKAWKVIDDAGLRGFSIGGAQMSEMHSNFMINMGEATAHDLELLGETVRKKVFQNAGLALQWEIKRIGEFSGDPIPDGLAEAQISEA from the coding sequence ATGACCCAGACCTATCCCGAAACCCGAGGCAAGCTGACCGAGAACCGGGCTTTGGCCGATCTCACGTGGTTGCGTGTCGGCGGGCCGGCGGATGCGCTGTTTCAGCCTGCGGACCTTGAGGATTTGCAGAGCTTTCTCGCCGCTCTCGACCCCTCCGTTGCCGTCTTCCCGATGGGCGTCGGCTCCAACCTGATCGTGCGCGATGGCGGCATTCGCGCCGTGGTGATCCGCATGGGGCGGGGCTTTAATGGCATTGAGATCGAGGGCAATCGGGTGACCGCCGGTGTCGCCATGCTCGACGCCCATGTGGCGCGCAAGGCGGCGGAGGCCGGCTTGGACTTGACCTTCCTGCGCACCATTCCGGGCGCCATCGGCGGCGCGGTGCGGATGAATGCCGGGTGCTACGGGTCCTATGTGGCTGATCATTTCGTCTCCGCCAAGGCCGTGACGCGGGCGGGCGAGTTGGTGACGCTCACCGCCGAGGATTTGAATTTTCAATACCGCCAGACCGATCTGCCAGAGGGCTATGTGATCGTCGAGGCCACCTTTGAGGCCGAACGCGGCGATCCTGCCGAGCTTGAGGCGCGCATGGCCGATCAGCTCGCCCGCCGCGATGCCTCCCAGCCGACCAAGGAACGCAGTGCGGGCTCGACGTTTCGCAACCCGGCGGGGTTCTCCTCGACGGGCAAGGCCGACGATGTGCATGATCTCAAGGCCTGGAAGGTCATTGATGACGCGGGGCTTCGGGGCTTTTCCATCGGCGGCGCGCAGATGAGCGAGATGCATTCCAACTTCATGATCAACATGGGTGAGGCCACCGCGCATGATCTCGAACTTTTGGGCGAGACGGTGCGAAAAAAAGTATTTCAAAACGCCGGTCTCGCGTTACAGTGGGAAATTAAGCGCATCGGCGAATTTTCTGGCGATCCGATCCCGGATGGCCTTGCCGAAGCACAAATTTCCGAGGCATAA
- a CDS encoding DUF6161 domain-containing protein: MDISEIRDRDALEAWLQGRSREDAVAIAARAALRVLPVFWQWSVKNHKTEQATLYVLRATLISAVLSKLPNSKMENAAQSATSAIYAVLSSGGYKLTEEATKAAYSSANAAAVGSGGIRAAVDAVLNASYAAVGVDIWCEVRVDCETLHRGEDLLSTPLWSEENPYEKVWLNIKLTSSHAQNSPEKWRFWLDWYATMLNPTIRTDHWLFYQRVALIEELVWEDGVQAVATRISEIDYEMQLQSGPMAAVNENALLLANRLEAMQTMLDLLSERQSEQIKRSSEFEDQLQRVERDTSKSTKLKEKMLSDTEKAILQNEATIDQRFKELQAEYDSKFQASLDAFNAANRIKAPVELWSEKEREHDKRRGLAFRGFVFVLIVIAIAVGGVVYWLLNPNEQLLLALSPVGCDPVGHPELCKGFSFRGMILSGSVLTLLTLALWFARIQMKEYLSERHLVLDARERRAFAQTYIGLLDHGDEVNKEAQEQRALVYAALFRPSSDGIIKDEGGIDPSLTAALSKLLAGK, from the coding sequence GCGATTGCTGCGCGGGCGGCGTTGAGAGTTTTGCCGGTTTTTTGGCAGTGGAGCGTCAAGAATCACAAAACAGAACAGGCTACTCTGTATGTTTTGCGCGCTACTTTAATATCTGCGGTTTTGAGCAAGTTGCCAAATTCTAAGATGGAGAATGCTGCACAATCGGCGACCTCGGCTATCTATGCTGTCTTGTCTTCTGGTGGATATAAATTGACCGAAGAGGCGACGAAGGCGGCATATTCTTCAGCAAATGCTGCAGCTGTCGGCTCTGGCGGCATCCGAGCAGCTGTGGATGCAGTACTCAATGCCAGCTATGCTGCGGTTGGAGTAGACATTTGGTGTGAAGTTCGTGTGGATTGTGAGACTTTGCATCGTGGGGAAGACCTTTTGTCTACTCCACTGTGGTCCGAAGAGAACCCCTACGAAAAAGTTTGGCTCAACATTAAGTTAACATCTTCCCACGCTCAGAATAGTCCCGAGAAATGGCGGTTTTGGTTGGATTGGTACGCCACCATGCTCAATCCCACCATTCGCACAGATCATTGGTTATTTTATCAGAGGGTCGCGCTTATTGAAGAACTAGTTTGGGAGGACGGTGTGCAGGCTGTCGCAACCCGTATTTCGGAGATTGACTATGAGATGCAATTGCAATCTGGTCCTATGGCCGCAGTAAATGAGAATGCTCTGCTATTGGCTAACCGTCTCGAGGCAATGCAGACGATGCTTGATTTGCTGAGTGAACGCCAGTCAGAGCAGATAAAGCGCTCTTCAGAATTCGAAGACCAGCTTCAGAGAGTCGAGCGCGATACATCCAAGTCGACAAAACTCAAAGAGAAGATGCTGAGTGATACGGAAAAGGCCATTCTGCAAAACGAAGCAACAATAGATCAGCGTTTCAAAGAGCTTCAAGCCGAATATGATTCCAAATTTCAAGCGTCTCTTGATGCGTTTAACGCGGCGAACCGGATCAAGGCTCCGGTTGAGCTGTGGTCTGAAAAGGAACGTGAGCATGACAAGCGTCGTGGTCTTGCGTTCAGAGGTTTTGTTTTTGTTCTCATTGTGATTGCAATTGCAGTCGGTGGGGTTGTCTACTGGCTTTTGAACCCAAATGAGCAACTGTTGTTGGCGCTATCGCCTGTCGGTTGCGATCCTGTTGGGCATCCTGAGTTGTGCAAAGGGTTCAGCTTTCGGGGCATGATCTTGTCTGGTTCCGTGCTGACACTTTTAACGCTCGCGTTATGGTTCGCACGAATACAAATGAAAGAGTATTTGTCTGAGCGGCATTTGGTTTTGGATGCGCGAGAACGCCGCGCTTTTGCTCAGACCTACATCGGCTTGCTTGATCACGGCGATGAGGTCAATAAAGAGGCCCAAGAGCAGCGCGCCTTGGTCTACGCAGCACTCTTCCGGCCGAGTTCTGACGGTATCATCAAAGACGAGGGCGGCATTGATCCGTCGCTCACGGCGGCGCTGAGTAAATTGCTGGCGGGGAAGTAA